From a single Triplophysa rosa linkage group LG1, Trosa_1v2, whole genome shotgun sequence genomic region:
- the dph2 gene encoding 2-(3-amino-3-carboxypropyl)histidine synthase subunit 2 isoform X1: protein MTEAFSSNSEAVIHRTVNVSTTTTDYQTGSLVERYQITETCHFVTSNHFKKVALQFPDDLLSDAVQISADIEKETKAKTFILGDTSYGSCCVDEVAAEHVRADCIVHYGPSCLSPSRRLPLLYVFGKRPNDVQQCAAAFKELYSDRQSHVIILYDVTYSHAIGDLRQLLCEMYPNVVVSLLKADHSHGAKLIHDSLVANEQLHSQDDRVIFTFGRQFSIQEGRRIDDYSMFYIGQEGLTLTNFMMTWNRCSFSSFDPVTCTGRVESININKALMKRYYAVERAKDASVVGILVGTLGVANYLTIIEQLKDIIHKAGKKSYMFAMGKINVPKLANFLEIDVYVLVACPENSLLDSSEFYRPVVTPFEMELACNKHREWTGEYVTDFRDLLPGGSSHVGLPEPNQSNNEEETTDVSLITGALRTTNFTTSSEIINGTLQSSSLVPRNETLTVANTNTAASYLAGRSWQGLEPKLGQTAVVKAVEGRRGIAIAYEEEGLGNRDSSTIPHQQS, encoded by the exons ATGACTGAAGCTTTCAGTAGCAATAGTGAGGCAGTTATTCATCGCACCGTGAATGTGTCCACCACCACAACAGACTACCAAACTGGAAGTCTGGTGGAGCGCTATCAGATAACTGAAACTTGTCATTTTGTCACTAGTAATCATTTCAAAAAG GTAGCCCTACAGTTTCCAGATGATCTCCTGTCTGATGCCGTCCAAATCTCTGCTGATATagagaaagaaacaaaagcAAAGACATTCATTTTAGGAGACACATCCTATGGCAG CTGTTGTGTGGATGAAGTAGCAGCAGAGCATGTACGAGCGGACTGTATAGTGCATTATGGGCCGTCGTGCCTTAGCCCAAGTCGACGACTACCCCTTCTGTATGTATTCGGAAAGAGACCTAATGATGTCCAGCAGTGTGCTGCAGCCTTTAAAGAGCTTTACTCTGACCGCCAAAGTCATGTCATCATTCTTTATGATGTCACTTATTCGCATGCTATAG GTGATCTCAGGCAGCTTTTGTGTGAAATGTACCCCAATGTTGTGGTCTCTCTTCTGAAAGCAGATCATTCCCATGGTGCTAAACTGATACACGACAGCCTTGTGGCCAATGAACAATTACATTCACAAGATGATAGagttatatttacatttggTAGACAGTTTAGTATACAAGAGGGACGGAGAATTGACGATTATAGTATGTTCTACATTGGCCAGGAGGGCCTGACTCTTACAAACTTTATGATGACTTGGAACCGTTGTTCCTTCAGCTCATTCGATCCAGTAACGTGCACAGGCCGAGTCGAATCGATTAACATCAACAAGGCACTAATGAAACGCTATTATGCCGTCGAACGGGCCAAAGATGCCAGTGTGGTGGGAATTTTGGTAGGCACACTGGGCGTCGCCAACTACCTGACCATCATTGAGCAGCTGAAAGACATCATTCACAAAGCAGGCAAAAAGAGCTACATGTTTGCTATGGGAAAGATCAATGTCCCCAAGCTAGCTAACTTTTTGGAAATTGATGTTTATGTGCTGGTCGCATGCCCGGAGAACTCGCTGCTGGATTCAAGTGAATTTTATAGACCTGTGGTGACCCCCTTTGAGATGGAACTGGCTTGCAATAAGCACAGAGAATGGACTGGAGAGTATGTCACGGATTTCAGAGATTTACTGCCTG GTGGAAGCAGTCATGTGGGTTTACCAGAACCAAACCAGTCTAACAACGAAGAGGAGACCACAGATGTCTCGCTTATAACAGGAGCTCTACGGACTACTAATTTCACCACCTCATCAGAGATAATAAATGGCACTTTACAATCCTCTTCACTTGTCCCCAGGAATGAAACTCTCACTGTGGCTAATACAAACACTGCAG CTTCATATTTGGCTGGCCGTAGTTGGCAGGGACTGGAGCCCAAACTGGGACAGACGGCAGTGGTAAAGGCTGTTGAGGGACGGAGAGGCATTGCAATTGCTTATGAGGAGGAAGGATTGGGCAATAGAGACTCTTCAACAATACCTCACCAACAATCATAA
- the dph2 gene encoding 2-(3-amino-3-carboxypropyl)histidine synthase subunit 2 isoform X2, with amino-acid sequence MVALQFPDDLLSDAVQISADIEKETKAKTFILGDTSYGSCCVDEVAAEHVRADCIVHYGPSCLSPSRRLPLLYVFGKRPNDVQQCAAAFKELYSDRQSHVIILYDVTYSHAIGDLRQLLCEMYPNVVVSLLKADHSHGAKLIHDSLVANEQLHSQDDRVIFTFGRQFSIQEGRRIDDYSMFYIGQEGLTLTNFMMTWNRCSFSSFDPVTCTGRVESININKALMKRYYAVERAKDASVVGILVGTLGVANYLTIIEQLKDIIHKAGKKSYMFAMGKINVPKLANFLEIDVYVLVACPENSLLDSSEFYRPVVTPFEMELACNKHREWTGEYVTDFRDLLPGGSSHVGLPEPNQSNNEEETTDVSLITGALRTTNFTTSSEIINGTLQSSSLVPRNETLTVANTNTAASYLAGRSWQGLEPKLGQTAVVKAVEGRRGIAIAYEEEGLGNRDSSTIPHQQS; translated from the exons ATG GTAGCCCTACAGTTTCCAGATGATCTCCTGTCTGATGCCGTCCAAATCTCTGCTGATATagagaaagaaacaaaagcAAAGACATTCATTTTAGGAGACACATCCTATGGCAG CTGTTGTGTGGATGAAGTAGCAGCAGAGCATGTACGAGCGGACTGTATAGTGCATTATGGGCCGTCGTGCCTTAGCCCAAGTCGACGACTACCCCTTCTGTATGTATTCGGAAAGAGACCTAATGATGTCCAGCAGTGTGCTGCAGCCTTTAAAGAGCTTTACTCTGACCGCCAAAGTCATGTCATCATTCTTTATGATGTCACTTATTCGCATGCTATAG GTGATCTCAGGCAGCTTTTGTGTGAAATGTACCCCAATGTTGTGGTCTCTCTTCTGAAAGCAGATCATTCCCATGGTGCTAAACTGATACACGACAGCCTTGTGGCCAATGAACAATTACATTCACAAGATGATAGagttatatttacatttggTAGACAGTTTAGTATACAAGAGGGACGGAGAATTGACGATTATAGTATGTTCTACATTGGCCAGGAGGGCCTGACTCTTACAAACTTTATGATGACTTGGAACCGTTGTTCCTTCAGCTCATTCGATCCAGTAACGTGCACAGGCCGAGTCGAATCGATTAACATCAACAAGGCACTAATGAAACGCTATTATGCCGTCGAACGGGCCAAAGATGCCAGTGTGGTGGGAATTTTGGTAGGCACACTGGGCGTCGCCAACTACCTGACCATCATTGAGCAGCTGAAAGACATCATTCACAAAGCAGGCAAAAAGAGCTACATGTTTGCTATGGGAAAGATCAATGTCCCCAAGCTAGCTAACTTTTTGGAAATTGATGTTTATGTGCTGGTCGCATGCCCGGAGAACTCGCTGCTGGATTCAAGTGAATTTTATAGACCTGTGGTGACCCCCTTTGAGATGGAACTGGCTTGCAATAAGCACAGAGAATGGACTGGAGAGTATGTCACGGATTTCAGAGATTTACTGCCTG GTGGAAGCAGTCATGTGGGTTTACCAGAACCAAACCAGTCTAACAACGAAGAGGAGACCACAGATGTCTCGCTTATAACAGGAGCTCTACGGACTACTAATTTCACCACCTCATCAGAGATAATAAATGGCACTTTACAATCCTCTTCACTTGTCCCCAGGAATGAAACTCTCACTGTGGCTAATACAAACACTGCAG CTTCATATTTGGCTGGCCGTAGTTGGCAGGGACTGGAGCCCAAACTGGGACAGACGGCAGTGGTAAAGGCTGTTGAGGGACGGAGAGGCATTGCAATTGCTTATGAGGAGGAAGGATTGGGCAATAGAGACTCTTCAACAATACCTCACCAACAATCATAA
- the mcur1 gene encoding mitochondrial calcium uniporter regulator 1 isoform X2 produces the protein MRSLYSKMGYRLISAFGSALNRINVNHYSSSETKLGLLLRSSLMLVKELSTSVKTLQYDQTKSDIAKSGNRKLYFDTHAVVQLLEDSAFTTQQAEVIVKMMEIMLQKVMSHIAAVKKDMIILEKSEFSTLLAENEKIKAELLQLKTQLVDVMNKKRADTILDLSIEKSRVKEMSAEYERKLLETKNELMEMHSEQDRHVTQTNMKIDTEVAGLKTMLEAHKLDSIKYLAGSIFTCLTVVLGFYRIWM, from the exons ATGAGATCGCTATACAGCAAGATGGGATATCGTCTTATTTCCGCGTTTGGAAGTGCACTTAACAGGATTAACGTTAATCATTATTCAAGTTCTGAGACAAAGCTCGGTCTGCTTTTGAGAAGTTCACTGATGTTGGTTAAAG AACTGAGCACCTCAGTTAAAACTCTGCAGTATGACCAGACAAAATCAGACATTGCCAAATCCGGCAACAGGAAATTATACTTTGACACTCATGCAGTGGTTCAACTACTGGAGGACAGCG ctTTTACAACCCAGCAGGCAGAGGTCATAGTCAAGATGATG GAGATTATGTTACAGAAGGTCATGTCTCATATTGCTGCAGTGAAAAAGGACATGATCATTCTGGAGAAGAGTGAGTTCTCAACATTACTGGCAGAGAATGAG AAAATCAAGGCTGAGCTTTTACAATTAAAGACACAGCTTGTT GATGTGATGAACAAAAAGCGTGCAGACACCATTTTGGATCTGAGTATTGAGAAAAGTCGAGTGAAGGAGATG AGCGCAGAATATGAAAGGAAGCTTCTTGAAACTAAGAATGAATTGATGGAAATG CATTCTGAGCAAGATCGGCATGTCACACAGACGAACATGAAAATCGATACAGAGGTTGCTGGCTTGAAGACTATGCTGGAGGCGCATAAACTGGATTCCATTAAATATCTTGCAG GTTCAATATTCACATGTCTCACAGTGGTACTTGGATTCTATCGCATATGGATGTAA
- the mcur1 gene encoding mitochondrial calcium uniporter regulator 1 isoform X1: MRSLYSKMGYRLISAFGSALNRINVNHYSSSETKLGLLLRSSLMLVKELSTSVKTLQYDQTKSDIAKSGNRKLYFDTHAVVQLLEDSAFTTQQAEVIVKMMVNITHSNMDVMYSDMATKTQQEIMLQKVMSHIAAVKKDMIILEKSEFSTLLAENEKIKAELLQLKTQLVDVMNKKRADTILDLSIEKSRVKEMSAEYERKLLETKNELMEMHSEQDRHVTQTNMKIDTEVAGLKTMLEAHKLDSIKYLAGSIFTCLTVVLGFYRIWM; this comes from the exons ATGAGATCGCTATACAGCAAGATGGGATATCGTCTTATTTCCGCGTTTGGAAGTGCACTTAACAGGATTAACGTTAATCATTATTCAAGTTCTGAGACAAAGCTCGGTCTGCTTTTGAGAAGTTCACTGATGTTGGTTAAAG AACTGAGCACCTCAGTTAAAACTCTGCAGTATGACCAGACAAAATCAGACATTGCCAAATCCGGCAACAGGAAATTATACTTTGACACTCATGCAGTGGTTCAACTACTGGAGGACAGCG ctTTTACAACCCAGCAGGCAGAGGTCATAGTCAAGATGATGGTGAATATCACACATTCCAACATGGATGTCATGTACAGTGACATGGCTACCAAGACACAACAA GAGATTATGTTACAGAAGGTCATGTCTCATATTGCTGCAGTGAAAAAGGACATGATCATTCTGGAGAAGAGTGAGTTCTCAACATTACTGGCAGAGAATGAG AAAATCAAGGCTGAGCTTTTACAATTAAAGACACAGCTTGTT GATGTGATGAACAAAAAGCGTGCAGACACCATTTTGGATCTGAGTATTGAGAAAAGTCGAGTGAAGGAGATG AGCGCAGAATATGAAAGGAAGCTTCTTGAAACTAAGAATGAATTGATGGAAATG CATTCTGAGCAAGATCGGCATGTCACACAGACGAACATGAAAATCGATACAGAGGTTGCTGGCTTGAAGACTATGCTGGAGGCGCATAAACTGGATTCCATTAAATATCTTGCAG GTTCAATATTCACATGTCTCACAGTGGTACTTGGATTCTATCGCATATGGATGTAA